From one Rattus norvegicus strain BN/NHsdMcwi chromosome 7, GRCr8, whole genome shotgun sequence genomic stretch:
- the Dcstamp gene encoding dendritic cell-specific transmembrane protein isoform X2: MGLWALGTSVFLRLWGTYVFPGSTAWTNFIQHLGVCCFVALLSVSLLSAALYWVLPSAALLSAVWMATCVFLCCSKHARCFILLAIVSCGLREGRNTLLAAGTGVVIFGHVENIFSNFRGLLDSMTCNLRAKNFSTHFPLLKRYIEAIEWIYGLTTPLNVLDDLVSWNQTLAVSLFSPSHALQAHMNDTRGEVLSVLHRMVLTTELLTSVGQKLLALAGLLLILVSTGLFLKRFLGPCGWKYENVYITRQFVLFDEEERCQQRPCVLPLNRKERKKYIIVPSLKLTPKERRNLGLFFLPVLTYLYMWMLFATVDYLLYRLISSVNKQFQSLPGLEVHLRLHGEIHFWLPVLKMTRKKHMIPANEDDP, from the exons ATGGGGCTCTGGGCCTTGGGCACCAGTGTATTCCTAAGGCTTTGGGGGACTTATGTGTTCCCAGGAAGCACTGCCTGGACAAACTTCatccagcatttgggagtttgCTGCTTTGTGGCTCTCCTTTCGGTAAGCCTCCTCTCTGCAGCCCTCTACTGGGTCTTGCCATCCGCTGCCTTGCTCTCTGCTGTCTGGATGGCCACTTGTGTCTTTCTGTGCTGTTCCAAGCATGCACGGTGCTTCATTCTTCTGGCCATTGTCTCGTGTGGCCTCCGTGAAGGGAGGAACACTTTGCTTGCGGCTGGCACTGGGGTAGTGATCTTTGGACACgtggaaaatattttctctaactTCAGAGGTCTCTTAGACAGCATGACTTGCAACCTAAGGGCAAAGAACTTTTCGACACATTTTCCACTTTTAAAACGCTATATCGAAGCCATTGAGTGGATTTACGGCCTCACCACTCCACTGAATGTACTTGATGACCTTGTTTCATGGAACCAGACTCTGGCGGTCTCTCTTTTTAGTCCCAGCCATGCCCTGCAGGCTCACATGAATGACACCAGAGGAGAAGTCCTGAGTGTCCTGCATCGCATGGTGCTCACGACAGagcttctgacttctgtgggccaGAAACTGCTTGCCCTCGCCGGGCTTCTGCTCATTCTAGTCAGCACTGGCCTCTTCCTGAAGCGATTCCTGGGCCCTTGTGGCTGGAAGTACGAGAATGTCTACATCACCAGACAATTTGTTCTGTTTGATGAAGAGGAGAGGTGCCAACAGCGGCCCTGTGTCCTCCCGCTGaataggaaggagaggaagaaatacatcatcGTCCCATCTTTGAAGCTGACTCCCAAAGAGAGGAGAAACCTTGGGCTTTttttcctccctgtcctgaccTATCTCTACATGTGGATGCTGTTCGCAACTGTGGATTATCTGCTGTATCGGCTCATTTCCTCCGTGAACAAACAGTTCCAAAGCTTGCCAGGGCTAGAAGTTCACTTGAGACTACATGGAGAG ATTCACTTCTGGCTTCCAGTCCTGAAAATGACTAGGAAGAAGCATATGATCCCTGCAAATGAAGATGACCCGTGA
- the Dcstamp gene encoding dendritic cell-specific transmembrane protein isoform X1 — translation MGLWALGTSVFLRLWGTYVFPGSTAWTNFIQHLGVCCFVALLSVSLLSAALYWVLPSAALLSAVWMATCVFLCCSKHARCFILLAIVSCGLREGRNTLLAAGTGVVIFGHVENIFSNFRGLLDSMTCNLRAKNFSTHFPLLKRYIEAIEWIYGLTTPLNVLDDLVSWNQTLAVSLFSPSHALQAHMNDTRGEVLSVLHRMVLTTELLTSVGQKLLALAGLLLILVSTGLFLKRFLGPCGWKYENVYITRQFVLFDEEERCQQRPCVLPLNRKERKKYIIVPSLKLTPKERRNLGLFFLPVLTYLYMWMLFATVDYLLYRLISSVNKQFQSLPGLEVHLRLHGEKQGTHGVIHDSAFNISMFEPSCILKPRLSVSQTWVPLSIILLTLVILGLLSSMLMQLKILVSVSFYPKVERERIEYLHAKLLEKRSKQPLGEADRKLSLYFKKIHFWLPVLKMTRKKHMIPANEDDP, via the exons ATGGGGCTCTGGGCCTTGGGCACCAGTGTATTCCTAAGGCTTTGGGGGACTTATGTGTTCCCAGGAAGCACTGCCTGGACAAACTTCatccagcatttgggagtttgCTGCTTTGTGGCTCTCCTTTCGGTAAGCCTCCTCTCTGCAGCCCTCTACTGGGTCTTGCCATCCGCTGCCTTGCTCTCTGCTGTCTGGATGGCCACTTGTGTCTTTCTGTGCTGTTCCAAGCATGCACGGTGCTTCATTCTTCTGGCCATTGTCTCGTGTGGCCTCCGTGAAGGGAGGAACACTTTGCTTGCGGCTGGCACTGGGGTAGTGATCTTTGGACACgtggaaaatattttctctaactTCAGAGGTCTCTTAGACAGCATGACTTGCAACCTAAGGGCAAAGAACTTTTCGACACATTTTCCACTTTTAAAACGCTATATCGAAGCCATTGAGTGGATTTACGGCCTCACCACTCCACTGAATGTACTTGATGACCTTGTTTCATGGAACCAGACTCTGGCGGTCTCTCTTTTTAGTCCCAGCCATGCCCTGCAGGCTCACATGAATGACACCAGAGGAGAAGTCCTGAGTGTCCTGCATCGCATGGTGCTCACGACAGagcttctgacttctgtgggccaGAAACTGCTTGCCCTCGCCGGGCTTCTGCTCATTCTAGTCAGCACTGGCCTCTTCCTGAAGCGATTCCTGGGCCCTTGTGGCTGGAAGTACGAGAATGTCTACATCACCAGACAATTTGTTCTGTTTGATGAAGAGGAGAGGTGCCAACAGCGGCCCTGTGTCCTCCCGCTGaataggaaggagaggaagaaatacatcatcGTCCCATCTTTGAAGCTGACTCCCAAAGAGAGGAGAAACCTTGGGCTTTttttcctccctgtcctgaccTATCTCTACATGTGGATGCTGTTCGCAACTGTGGATTATCTGCTGTATCGGCTCATTTCCTCCGTGAACAAACAGTTCCAAAGCTTGCCAGGGCTAGAAGTTCACTTGAGACTACATGGAGAG AAACAAGGAACTCACGGAGTCATCCACGATTCTGCCTTTAATATATCTATGTTCGAACCAAGCTGCATTCTTAAACCACGGCTCAGTGTGTCTCAGACTTGGGTTCCTCTTAGTATTATTCTCTTAACGCTGGTGATACTAGGATTGTTGTCTTCTATGCTGATGCAGCTTAAAATTCTAGTGTCAGTCTCCTTCTACCCCaaagtggagagggagagaattgaGTACCTCCATGCAAAGCTCCTTGAGAAACGATCAAAGCAGCCATTGGGAGAAGCTGATAGGAAACTGAGCCTGTACTTTAAAAAG ATTCACTTCTGGCTTCCAGTCCTGAAAATGACTAGGAAGAAGCATATGATCCCTGCAAATGAAGATGACCCGTGA
- the Dcstamp gene encoding dendritic cell-specific transmembrane protein isoform X3 → MGLWALGTSVFLRLWGTYVFPGSTAWTNFIQHLGVCCFVALLSKQGTHGVIHDSAFNISMFEPSCILKPRLSVSQTWVPLSIILLTLVILGLLSSMLMQLKILVSVSFYPKVERERIEYLHAKLLEKRSKQPLGEADRKLSLYFKKIHFWLPVLKMTRKKHMIPANEDDP, encoded by the exons ATGGGGCTCTGGGCCTTGGGCACCAGTGTATTCCTAAGGCTTTGGGGGACTTATGTGTTCCCAGGAAGCACTGCCTGGACAAACTTCatccagcatttgggagtttgCTGCTTTGTGGCTCTCCTTTCG AAACAAGGAACTCACGGAGTCATCCACGATTCTGCCTTTAATATATCTATGTTCGAACCAAGCTGCATTCTTAAACCACGGCTCAGTGTGTCTCAGACTTGGGTTCCTCTTAGTATTATTCTCTTAACGCTGGTGATACTAGGATTGTTGTCTTCTATGCTGATGCAGCTTAAAATTCTAGTGTCAGTCTCCTTCTACCCCaaagtggagagggagagaattgaGTACCTCCATGCAAAGCTCCTTGAGAAACGATCAAAGCAGCCATTGGGAGAAGCTGATAGGAAACTGAGCCTGTACTTTAAAAAG ATTCACTTCTGGCTTCCAGTCCTGAAAATGACTAGGAAGAAGCATATGATCCCTGCAAATGAAGATGACCCGTGA